A genomic window from Methanobrevibacter arboriphilus JCM 13429 = DSM 1125 includes:
- the ilvC gene encoding ketol-acid reductoisomerase: MKMYYDKDVDVKALANKTVAVIGYGSQGMGQSQNMSDSGLKVIVGLREGGASWQKAKDDGMNVKTIEDAAKEADVIHILLPDEIQADVYEKSIAPYVKPGNTISFSHGYNIHFKYIKVPEDVNITMIAPKGPGSMVRRTYLEGFGIPGLVAIEQDATGDALDVALAMGKACGLSKAGILETTFREETETDLFGEQAILCGGVTELINAGFTTLVEAGYQPEIAYFETCHELKLIVDLIYEKGFAGMWNDVSNTAEFGGLSRRDRIINDDAKKEMKKILSEIQKGKFTKEWALESTAKMPMLNRMRELESEEKIEKVGSKLRKACGLEKKAKEKEEKVVVVNFDKTKKK; the protein is encoded by the coding sequence ATGAAAATGTATTATGACAAAGATGTAGATGTTAAAGCTTTAGCTAATAAGACTGTAGCTGTTATCGGTTATGGTAGTCAAGGAATGGGTCAATCACAAAATATGTCAGACAGTGGATTAAAAGTCATTGTTGGATTACGTGAAGGAGGAGCATCATGGCAAAAAGCTAAAGACGATGGTATGAATGTTAAAACTATTGAAGACGCTGCTAAAGAGGCAGATGTTATTCATATATTACTTCCTGATGAAATTCAAGCTGATGTTTATGAAAAATCAATAGCTCCTTATGTAAAACCAGGCAATACTATTTCTTTCTCTCATGGGTATAATATCCATTTTAAATACATAAAAGTACCTGAAGATGTAAATATTACTATGATAGCTCCAAAAGGTCCAGGTTCTATGGTTAGAAGAACTTATCTTGAAGGATTTGGAATTCCAGGTCTTGTAGCTATTGAACAAGATGCTACTGGAGATGCTCTTGATGTTGCTTTAGCTATGGGTAAAGCCTGTGGACTTTCTAAAGCTGGAATCCTTGAAACTACATTTAGAGAAGAAACTGAAACTGATTTATTTGGTGAACAGGCTATTCTATGTGGTGGTGTCACAGAACTTATAAATGCAGGTTTTACAACTCTTGTTGAAGCAGGATATCAACCTGAAATAGCTTATTTTGAAACTTGTCATGAATTAAAGCTTATTGTAGATCTTATTTATGAAAAAGGTTTTGCTGGAATGTGGAATGATGTTAGTAATACTGCTGAATTTGGTGGTTTAAGTAGAAGAGATAGAATTATTAACGATGATGCTAAAAAGGAAATGAAAAAGATTCTTTCAGAAATCCAAAAAGGTAAGTTTACTAAAGAATGGGCTCTTGAATCCACAGCTAAAATGCCAATGCTTAATAGAATGAGAGAGCTTGAAAGTGAAGAAAAAATTGAAAAAGTAGGATCTAAACTTAGAAAAGCTTGTGGATTAGAAAAAAAAGCTAAAGAAAAAGAAGAAAAAGTCGTTGTTGTTAATTTTGACAAAACTAAGAAGAAATAA
- a CDS encoding MATE family efflux transporter, with amino-acid sequence MSNEIEKTEENNNKNNKNNISIITGDPKRAIRKLSWPIMVSMLVTFAYNLADTIWVAGLGTESLAALGFFMPIFLIIIGLGNGIGAGANSLIARSIGAKDKKKADNTAIHGLLITLIISIIAPIILIFFLNDILLLMGAASVANLTAEYARVILAGLIVLLFSSVGASILRSEGDVNRAMKVMILTAVLNIIIDPIFIYILNLGLAGAAYATLLSSFISSFVIFYWLIIKRDTYLNLSKERFNFDMGIIKEIVFIAIPATSEIIIFSIVSLVINFMLSFIAGPLGVAVYTAGWRIVNLAMIPHMGLGTATLTVVGAAYGARKFKKLITTYNYSVKFGLSISIISSIIIFVFAPQIAMIFSYSETNLIPAISDFLRILSIFCIALPLGILSSSTFQGLGKAFISLTLTIQRALVFEIIFMYIFAFVLNMGTAGIWWGLSLGGLVGYLVSYIYTKIYLREIKKVYID; translated from the coding sequence ATGAGTAATGAAATTGAAAAAACAGAAGAAAATAATAATAAAAATAATAAAAATAATATATCAATAATCACAGGAGATCCTAAAAGAGCTATAAGAAAATTATCCTGGCCAATAATGGTATCAATGCTTGTTACATTCGCATATAACTTAGCTGATACTATTTGGGTAGCTGGGCTTGGAACAGAATCTTTAGCAGCGTTAGGATTTTTCATGCCAATATTTTTAATAATAATCGGGCTTGGAAATGGTATTGGAGCAGGCGCTAATTCACTAATTGCTAGATCTATTGGTGCCAAAGATAAGAAAAAAGCAGATAATACAGCTATTCATGGTCTTTTAATAACATTAATAATATCTATTATTGCACCTATAATACTCATATTCTTTTTAAATGATATTCTTCTTCTAATGGGTGCTGCATCTGTAGCTAATCTCACAGCAGAATATGCTAGGGTAATATTAGCAGGACTAATTGTTTTATTATTTTCATCAGTTGGAGCTAGTATTCTTAGATCAGAAGGAGATGTAAATAGGGCCATGAAGGTTATGATTTTAACAGCTGTATTAAATATAATAATAGACCCAATTTTCATTTATATCCTCAATTTAGGATTAGCTGGTGCAGCTTATGCCACATTATTATCATCGTTTATATCCTCATTTGTAATATTCTATTGGTTAATTATAAAAAGAGATACTTATTTAAATCTATCAAAAGAAAGGTTTAATTTTGACATGGGAATTATTAAAGAAATAGTATTTATAGCAATTCCTGCAACATCAGAAATAATTATATTCTCAATAGTTTCATTAGTAATAAATTTTATGCTATCATTTATTGCAGGACCATTAGGTGTTGCTGTATATACTGCAGGATGGAGAATAGTCAATTTAGCAATGATTCCTCATATGGGACTTGGAACTGCTACATTAACTGTGGTAGGTGCAGCATATGGCGCTAGAAAATTTAAAAAACTAATAACTACTTATAATTACTCTGTAAAGTTCGGATTATCTATTTCAATAATCAGTAGTATTATAATATTTGTATTTGCCCCACAAATTGCCATGATATTTAGTTATTCTGAAACAAATTTAATACCTGCAATTAGTGACTTTTTAAGAATATTATCTATATTTTGTATAGCACTTCCATTAGGAATACTATCATCATCTACATTTCAAGGACTTGGAAAAGCATTTATATCCTTAACTCTTACAATTCAAAGAGCATTGGTTTTTGAAATTATTTTCATGTATATATTTGCATTTGTATTAAATATGGGAACTGCAGGTATTTGGTGGGGTCTTTCATTAGGAGGATTAGTAGGTTATTTAGTTAGCTATATATACACTAAAATTTATCTTAGAGAGATAAAAAAAGTTTATATTGATTGA
- the surE gene encoding 5'/3'-nucleotidase SurE: MKILISNDDGINSSGILAAKEAVDELGHVTVVAPSSQQSGIGRALTLFEPLRISGVQLKDGSRGFSVSGTPTDAVTLGIFELMEEQPTLAISGINTGENIGKGELTTSGTMGAAMEAASYGIPTIAASLQVSRGDIKFEDGHVDIDYSFAKEILNKVAKNVIDKGLPEGVDLLNLNIPSNPKSDEIAITSLGNRMYNPHIEMRFDPRGKPYYWIDGTPFNGDVEGTDGYALKTLKTPTLTPLSMDFTSNLNSLSNWFD, encoded by the coding sequence ATGAAGATTTTAATTAGTAATGATGATGGAATTAACTCCTCGGGAATTTTAGCTGCTAAAGAAGCGGTTGATGAATTAGGGCATGTTACAGTTGTGGCACCATCTTCTCAACAGAGTGGAATAGGTAGGGCTTTAACTCTTTTTGAACCTTTAAGAATAAGTGGAGTACAATTAAAAGATGGAAGTCGTGGATTTTCAGTTTCTGGAACTCCAACTGACGCTGTTACTTTAGGGATCTTTGAATTAATGGAAGAACAGCCTACTTTAGCTATATCTGGTATTAACACAGGGGAAAATATTGGAAAAGGTGAACTTACAACATCTGGAACTATGGGTGCAGCTATGGAAGCTGCTTCGTATGGTATACCTACAATAGCTGCTTCTCTTCAAGTTTCTAGGGGAGATATTAAGTTTGAAGATGGACATGTTGATATTGATTACTCTTTTGCAAAAGAAATTTTAAATAAAGTTGCTAAAAATGTTATAGATAAAGGGTTGCCTGAAGGTGTTGATTTATTAAATCTTAATATTCCTTCAAATCCTAAAAGTGATGAAATAGCTATTACTTCTTTAGGAAATAGGATGTATAATCCTCACATTGAGATGCGTTTTGATCCTCGTGGAAAACCATATTATTGGATTGATGGTACTCCATTTAATGGTGATGTTGAAGGAACTGATGGATATGCTCTTAAAACTCTTAAAACACCTACTTTAACACCACTTTCCATGGATTTTACTTCTAATTTAAATTCTTTATCTAATTGGTTTGATTAA
- the ilvN gene encoding acetolactate synthase small subunit, producing the protein MDSNRKQNNELKSHVISTLVENKPGVLQKVSSLFTRRGFNIESITVGESETKGLAAMVIISKGDEKVLEQITKQLNKLIDVVKVVDLDPNNSVKRELALIKVKTNNEQSRSEIIQHANIFRGKIIDMGPSTLTIEITGDPNKINALISLLINFGIKKIVRTGPTAIARETIL; encoded by the coding sequence ATGGATTCTAACAGAAAACAAAACAATGAATTAAAAAGCCATGTAATCAGTACATTAGTAGAAAACAAGCCTGGTGTTCTACAAAAAGTTTCAAGTCTTTTTACAAGAAGAGGATTTAATATTGAAAGTATTACTGTTGGGGAATCTGAGACTAAAGGATTAGCTGCTATGGTTATAATTTCTAAAGGTGATGAGAAAGTCCTTGAACAGATTACAAAACAATTAAATAAGTTGATAGACGTTGTAAAAGTAGTTGATTTGGATCCTAATAATTCTGTAAAAAGAGAATTAGCTCTTATAAAAGTTAAAACTAATAATGAACAATCAAGATCTGAAATTATACAACATGCTAATATTTTCAGAGGAAAAATTATTGATATGGGACCATCAACTCTAACAATTGAAATAACTGGAGATCCTAATAAAATTAATGCTTTAATTTCTCTATTGATAAATTTTGGAATTAAAAAAATTGTTAGAACTGGGCCAACAGCTATTGCTCGTGAAACTATTTTATAA
- a CDS encoding acetolactate synthase large subunit, with product MKGGEAIIKALIEQGADTVFGYPGGQVLPLYDMIYNSDLNHVLVRHEQSASHAADGFARASGKVGVCIATSGPGATNLVTGIATAYMDSSPVVAITGQVPTHLIGNDAFQEVDMLGIAMPITKHAFQPKNSTNIPAIINSSFEIAKSGRPGPVVIDVPKNVQEQDLDDDIANLDSFSKLSFNTPGYNPTIKGNPRQVKKASKIIAKSSKPIILAGGGVIISGASKELKEFSELIQAPVTTTLLGKGSFPEDNDAYLGMLGMHGRKVANLSLDESDCLIAIGCRFSDRTTGNIADFARNSEVIHIDIDPAEIGKNVEVDVPIVGDAKNILNSLINNIKSLNINKINENSAEWYNDTLMFKKSCIPRVTYNETPLKPQQVIKEISNALDDDSIITTDVGQHQMWAAHFFNTMKPRKFISSGGLGTMGFGFPSAIGAKVAMPENDVLAVTGDGGFLMVCQDLATVKDYDIPLIICLFNNRKLGMVYQWQNLFYENRLSHTDLGQTPDFLKLSESFGVNAERITKVGETEKAIKAAKKDGEAILLDIVIDKDEELPMVPPGCGITDIIGEYKIENDITGISGGLSDTNDVIANKKDGD from the coding sequence ATGAAAGGTGGAGAAGCTATAATAAAAGCTCTTATTGAACAAGGTGCAGATACAGTCTTCGGATATCCAGGAGGTCAAGTACTTCCTTTATATGACATGATTTATAACTCTGATTTAAATCATGTATTGGTGAGACATGAGCAGTCTGCATCTCATGCTGCAGATGGATTTGCAAGGGCTAGTGGAAAAGTAGGGGTTTGTATAGCTACTTCTGGCCCGGGGGCTACTAATCTTGTAACTGGAATTGCAACGGCTTATATGGACTCATCTCCTGTTGTTGCAATTACTGGACAAGTTCCAACTCATTTAATTGGTAATGATGCATTTCAAGAGGTTGATATGCTTGGGATAGCTATGCCTATAACAAAACATGCATTTCAACCTAAAAATAGTACTAATATTCCTGCTATTATTAATTCAAGCTTTGAAATAGCTAAAAGTGGCCGTCCTGGTCCTGTTGTTATAGATGTTCCTAAAAATGTCCAAGAACAAGATTTAGATGATGATATTGCTAATTTAGATAGTTTTTCAAAATTAAGTTTTAATACACCAGGTTATAATCCTACTATTAAAGGAAACCCACGACAAGTTAAAAAAGCTTCTAAAATAATTGCTAAATCTTCTAAGCCAATAATATTAGCTGGTGGAGGAGTAATAATTTCTGGAGCTTCAAAAGAATTAAAAGAATTTTCAGAACTTATTCAAGCTCCTGTTACCACAACTCTCTTGGGTAAAGGTTCTTTTCCAGAAGATAACGACGCATATCTTGGAATGCTAGGAATGCATGGAAGAAAAGTAGCTAACTTGTCTCTTGATGAAAGTGATTGTCTAATCGCTATTGGATGTAGATTTTCAGATAGAACTACTGGAAATATAGCGGATTTTGCAAGAAATTCAGAAGTTATTCATATTGATATTGACCCTGCTGAAATTGGAAAAAATGTTGAAGTTGACGTCCCTATTGTTGGAGATGCTAAAAATATATTAAATAGCTTAATAAATAATATAAAATCTTTAAACATTAATAAAATTAATGAAAATTCAGCTGAATGGTATAATGATACATTAATGTTTAAAAAAAGTTGTATTCCTCGAGTTACTTATAATGAAACACCTCTTAAACCACAACAAGTTATAAAAGAGATAAGTAATGCTTTAGATGATGATTCAATTATAACAACCGATGTTGGGCAACATCAAATGTGGGCAGCTCACTTTTTTAATACAATGAAACCTAGAAAGTTTATTAGTTCTGGTGGCCTTGGAACTATGGGATTCGGTTTCCCTTCAGCTATTGGAGCTAAGGTAGCTATGCCTGAAAATGATGTTTTAGCTGTTACTGGAGATGGAGGATTTTTAATGGTTTGCCAAGATTTAGCTACTGTTAAAGACTATGATATTCCTCTTATTATATGTTTATTCAATAATAGAAAGCTGGGAATGGTTTATCAATGGCAAAATCTCTTTTATGAAAATAGACTTTCTCACACTGATCTTGGTCAAACTCCTGACTTTTTAAAACTTTCTGAGTCCTTTGGAGTAAATGCAGAAAGGATTACTAAAGTAGGAGAAACTGAAAAAGCTATAAAAGCAGCAAAAAAAGACGGAGAAGCTATATTGTTGGATATTGTAATTGATAAAGATGAAGAATTACCTATGGTTCCTCCAGGTTGTGGAATCACGGATATCATTGGAGAATATAAGATTGAAAATGACATTACTGGTATTAGTGGTGGCCTTAGTGATACAAATGATGTTATAGCTAATAAAAAGGATGGTGATTAG
- the purD gene encoding phosphoribosylamine--glycine ligase: protein MKVLVVGTGARENAICESLKDDCELYSYMSNKNPGIVKIAKFKQGDEGDIQSVTKYATDNKIDIAVIGPEAPLGKGIVDELEKNGIKCVGPNIEAAKIETDKSFMRNLFEKYDIEGSLIYKVFDNFEDIENFLNNFDKDAVIKPVGLTGGKGVKIVGEHLKDNQEAKKYAKKVMDNKMGGFPQVIIEERLVGEEFTIQAFSDGENLAPMPAAQDHPYAFEGGKGPITGGMGSYSNKDGLLPFLKEEDYDKAVKIMEKTIRAIAKEASPYKGILYGQFMLTSNGPRLIEYNARFGDPEAMNVLPLMKTPMIEVCKSIVDGNLQNVEFEPLSSVCKYIVPDGYPETKYANEEIVVDEEKIESIGAKVFYAAVNQKEDGKIYTSSSRALGIVGIADSIDESESIAEKACEYVKGNLYHRKDIGTEELIQQRIDHMKEIRE, encoded by the coding sequence ATGAAGGTCTTAGTTGTTGGTACTGGTGCAAGAGAAAATGCTATTTGTGAATCATTGAAAGATGATTGTGAATTATATTCATATATGTCTAATAAAAATCCAGGAATAGTTAAAATAGCTAAATTCAAACAAGGTGATGAGGGAGATATCCAATCTGTAACTAAATATGCAACTGATAACAAAATTGATATTGCAGTTATAGGACCAGAAGCTCCTCTTGGAAAAGGCATTGTAGATGAATTAGAAAAAAATGGAATTAAGTGTGTTGGACCTAATATAGAAGCAGCTAAGATTGAAACAGATAAATCTTTTATGAGAAACCTTTTTGAAAAATACGATATTGAAGGATCACTAATTTATAAAGTATTTGATAATTTTGAAGATATAGAAAATTTCCTTAATAACTTTGATAAAGATGCTGTTATAAAGCCAGTTGGTTTAACTGGTGGAAAAGGAGTAAAAATTGTTGGTGAGCATTTAAAAGATAACCAAGAAGCAAAAAAATATGCTAAAAAAGTTATGGATAATAAAATGGGAGGTTTTCCTCAAGTTATTATTGAAGAAAGGCTTGTTGGAGAAGAATTTACGATTCAAGCATTTTCAGATGGAGAAAACTTAGCACCAATGCCAGCAGCACAAGATCATCCATATGCATTTGAAGGTGGAAAAGGACCTATAACTGGAGGAATGGGATCATATTCTAATAAAGATGGATTACTTCCATTTTTAAAAGAAGAAGATTATGATAAAGCAGTCAAAATAATGGAAAAAACAATCCGTGCAATAGCAAAAGAAGCAAGTCCTTATAAAGGTATTCTTTATGGACAATTTATGCTTACATCAAATGGACCTCGATTGATTGAATATAATGCAAGATTTGGAGATCCAGAAGCCATGAATGTTCTTCCATTGATGAAAACTCCAATGATTGAAGTTTGTAAATCTATAGTTGATGGAAACCTTCAAAATGTTGAATTTGAACCTTTATCTTCTGTTTGTAAGTATATAGTTCCAGATGGTTATCCAGAAACTAAATATGCCAACGAAGAAATAGTTGTAGATGAAGAAAAGATTGAATCTATCGGTGCAAAAGTATTTTATGCAGCCGTTAATCAAAAAGAAGATGGTAAAATATACACTTCATCATCAAGAGCTCTTGGAATTGTTGGAATAGCTGATTCAATCGATGAAAGTGAATCAATAGCTGAAAAAGCTTGTGAATATGTGAAAGGAAACTTATATCACAGAAAAGACATTGGAACAGAAGAGTTAATACAACAAAGAATAGATCATATGAAAGAAATTCGTGAATAA
- the argF gene encoding ornithine carbamoyltransferase, whose amino-acid sequence MRSLLSICDIKYEIPEILELATKFKEGKINEKPLEDKTLAMIFQKSSTRTRVSFEVGMNELGGNAIFLSNNDIQMGRGEPIADTAKVLSRYVHGIMIRALEHEDVVEFSKESDVPIISGLTNLEHPCQALADMLTVKEYFKNFNGKFTYVGDGNNVCNSLLLICACIGMNIAVASPEGYEPDKDIIKKANKIAKENNSYVVITNDVEVAVKNASVVYTDVWVSMGDEKEQGKRKKALKKYQVNQKLMELANQDAIFMHCLPAIRGEEVSGEVIDGPQSAVIDQAENRLHAQKAVLYYFLK is encoded by the coding sequence ATGAGAAGTCTCTTATCAATTTGTGACATAAAATATGAAATTCCTGAAATACTAGAATTAGCTACAAAATTTAAAGAGGGAAAAATTAATGAAAAGCCTCTTGAAGATAAAACACTAGCAATGATATTCCAAAAATCCTCTACAAGAACCAGAGTTTCTTTTGAAGTTGGAATGAACGAATTAGGAGGTAATGCTATCTTTCTATCCAATAACGATATTCAAATGGGTAGAGGAGAACCAATAGCAGATACAGCTAAAGTTTTAAGTAGATATGTACATGGAATTATGATAAGAGCTCTTGAACATGAGGACGTCGTGGAATTCTCAAAAGAATCTGATGTTCCAATAATAAGTGGTCTTACAAATCTTGAACATCCCTGCCAGGCACTTGCAGATATGTTAACTGTTAAAGAATATTTTAAAAATTTTAATGGTAAATTTACATATGTTGGTGATGGAAATAATGTTTGTAACTCTTTACTTCTTATATGTGCATGTATTGGTATGAATATAGCCGTAGCTTCTCCAGAAGGATATGAACCTGATAAAGACATTATTAAAAAAGCTAATAAGATAGCTAAAGAAAATAATTCTTATGTTGTAATTACAAATGATGTTGAAGTCGCTGTAAAAAATGCAAGTGTAGTATATACTGATGTTTGGGTTAGCATGGGGGATGAGAAAGAACAAGGAAAAAGAAAGAAGGCTTTGAAAAAATACCAAGTTAACCAAAAACTTATGGAATTAGCTAACCAAGATGCAATATTTATGCATTGTTTACCTGCTATTAGAGGAGAAGAAGTAAGTGGTGAAGTCATCGATGGACCACAATCAGCAGTAATTGACCAAGCAGAAAACAGACTACATGCTCAAAAAGCTGTACTTTACTATTTTTTAAAATAG
- the argS gene encoding arginine--tRNA ligase, which produces MYFEIKNNALNSLKNALKKLNYQIPEDIKLEFPPNPKMGDLATTISFQLAKDLKMSPMDITSNIMENIEILDIFEKVEAKGPYINFFINYETFSRRLLETVGGDYGKLPSTDKKIVLEHTSANPNGPLHIGHIRNAIIGDSLKRLLKTAGYDVDTQYYVNDMGRQIAMIVFGMEKLSLSIDEELSKKYNDTLNDEKSMNSLNNDLDNLNTKLDNKIDHQIGQLYFKVNEYINANEDKKIEVDNLIKAYEGGLNKDLDKIFEKTVNDCLLGVKQTLNSLNIVHDDFIWEGRFVRNGDVDKVVNGLIASGHTKENEVLCLNLEDFGIEKELVLRRSDGTSLYSTRDLAYHKWKSEHGDTVLDILGSDHKLAIKQVSIALNLLNEKAPEVIFYEFITLPEGSMSTRRGVFISVDELVNEAMSRAKIEVESRRTDIDENEINKISKEIGIGAIRYFISKLSPEKHIIFKWDEALSFERGCASIQYAHARACKLLEKCGHFNVKEERLNIDFDEIEDNWVPNEIEMDLIRSIAKFPIVIEESANIMRVHPIAQYVQELASAFNKFYKSEQVIGCEIESARLLLVDKARITIKNSLNLLGIAAPIKM; this is translated from the coding sequence ATGTACTTTGAAATTAAAAATAATGCATTAAACTCTTTAAAGAATGCTCTTAAAAAATTAAATTATCAAATTCCAGAAGATATTAAGCTTGAATTTCCACCAAACCCAAAAATGGGAGATTTAGCTACTACTATATCATTTCAATTAGCTAAAGATTTAAAAATGTCTCCAATGGATATTACTTCTAATATTATGGAAAATATTGAAATTTTAGATATTTTTGAAAAAGTAGAAGCTAAAGGCCCTTATATAAACTTTTTTATTAATTATGAAACATTCTCAAGAAGGCTACTTGAAACTGTTGGAGGTGATTATGGAAAGCTTCCATCTACCGATAAAAAGATTGTTTTGGAACATACTTCAGCAAATCCTAATGGTCCTCTTCACATAGGTCATATTAGAAATGCTATTATCGGTGATTCTTTAAAAAGACTTCTTAAAACAGCAGGATATGATGTTGATACTCAATACTATGTTAATGATATGGGCCGTCAAATAGCTATGATTGTTTTTGGAATGGAAAAATTAAGTTTAAGTATTGATGAAGAACTTTCTAAAAAATATAACGATACTTTAAATGATGAAAAATCAATGAATAGCTTAAATAATGATTTAGATAACTTGAATACTAAATTAGATAATAAAATCGATCACCAAATTGGTCAGCTTTATTTTAAAGTCAATGAATATATTAATGCTAATGAAGATAAGAAAATAGAGGTTGATAATCTTATTAAAGCTTATGAAGGAGGACTGAATAAAGATCTCGATAAAATCTTTGAAAAAACTGTAAATGACTGTCTACTTGGAGTGAAACAAACTTTAAATAGTTTAAACATTGTTCATGATGATTTTATCTGGGAAGGTCGATTTGTTAGAAATGGGGATGTTGATAAAGTTGTCAATGGATTAATAGCTAGCGGCCATACAAAAGAAAATGAAGTTTTATGTTTAAACCTTGAAGATTTTGGAATAGAAAAAGAACTTGTTCTTAGAAGGTCTGATGGAACATCACTCTATTCAACTAGGGATCTTGCATATCATAAATGGAAATCAGAACATGGAGATACAGTTCTTGATATTTTAGGTTCTGATCATAAGTTAGCTATTAAACAAGTTAGTATAGCTTTAAATTTGCTTAATGAAAAAGCCCCTGAAGTTATATTTTATGAGTTTATAACTCTTCCAGAGGGGTCAATGTCTACAAGAAGAGGAGTATTTATTTCTGTGGATGAATTGGTGAATGAAGCAATGAGTAGAGCAAAGATTGAAGTGGAATCACGGCGTACAGATATTGATGAAAATGAAATCAATAAAATTTCTAAAGAAATAGGTATTGGGGCTATAAGGTATTTTATTTCAAAATTATCTCCAGAAAAACATATTATTTTTAAATGGGATGAAGCTCTCAGCTTTGAAAGAGGCTGTGCTTCAATTCAATATGCTCATGCACGTGCCTGTAAATTACTTGAAAAGTGTGGACATTTCAATGTAAAAGAAGAGCGATTAAATATTGATTTTGATGAAATTGAGGATAATTGGGTTCCAAATGAAATTGAAATGGATTTAATTAGGTCAATAGCTAAGTTTCCAATTGTAATTGAGGAATCAGCTAATATTATGAGGGTACATCCAATTGCTCAATATGTTCAAGAACTTGCTAGTGCTTTTAATAAGTTTTATAAATCAGAACAAGTTATTGGTTGTGAAATTGAGTCAGCTAGGCTTTTATTAGTTGATAAAGCTAGAATAACAATTAAAAATAGTTTAAATTTGTTAGGTATAGCTGCTCCAATTAAAATGTAA
- a CDS encoding signal peptidase I, which translates to MSTKKEIAVYALIIIVGLLIAQHMNVVVSGSMEPVFFRGDIVVVEKADFIGLHEFDPNNAEVGDIVVYNAKWFPNPVIHRIINETYVNGSKYYVIKGDNNNVPDPYLVSPSQITERVVKIGEQPFIIPKIGYITIWLKGL; encoded by the coding sequence ATGTCAACAAAAAAAGAGATAGCTGTTTATGCATTAATAATTATTGTTGGTTTATTAATTGCTCAACATATGAATGTAGTTGTTTCGGGGAGTATGGAGCCTGTTTTTTTCAGAGGAGACATTGTGGTAGTTGAAAAAGCTGATTTCATTGGATTACATGAATTTGACCCAAACAATGCAGAAGTGGGGGATATAGTTGTATATAATGCTAAATGGTTCCCAAATCCAGTTATTCATAGAATTATAAATGAAACATATGTTAATGGCAGCAAATATTATGTAATAAAAGGAGATAATAATAATGTTCCAGACCCTTACCTCGTCTCGCCATCTCAGATAACTGAACGAGTAGTAAAGATTGGAGAACAGCCGTTTATAATTCCTAAAATTGGCTATATAACGATATGGCTTAAAGGTCTATGA